A stretch of the Thiomicrorhabdus xiamenensis genome encodes the following:
- the hrpA gene encoding ATP-dependent RNA helicase HrpA — protein MLLNLPNKKEELIDLINHKTLLSDRHKLLRALKDQPESIDNPEKVCGSGWINRLKKSIEKVEEKLKKFPEISYPDNLPVSARKDELVDLIKNHQVVVIAGETGSGKTTQIPKICLEAGQGVFGKIGCTQPRRLAARSVAERIAEELGSHIGDLVGYQVRFLDQVKEQSLLKVMTDGILLAEVQNDPYLNRYDTIIIDEAHERSINIDFLLGILKQLIQKRKDLKVVITSATINTERFADHFTVGGKRPPIVEVSGRTYPVEVRYRPLVTYEDDAGNEIEQDMGTAIADAVEELGYEDPFGDILVFQVGERDIKETAEILRKRSLKNTEIVPLYARLSMAEQNKVFQTSQKRRIILSTNVAETSLTVPGIKYVIDPGQVRISRYSVRSKVQRLPVEKISQASANQRKGRCGRVSEGICIRLYDEEDFRSRPEFTDPEIHRTSLASIILTMAQLRLGSVKNFPFIEPPNDKAVNDGYRQLFELGALDEKRRLTDEGRKIAKLPIDPSVAKMVMEAEKNGVLAEVIIIASALSIQDPRDINEANMQAARQAHKRWEDERSDFLFFLNLWRFYEHQRRHLSQSKLRKLCKTNFLSYLRMKEWHELGMQLEQSLKRIGLKIGELHLYEEVKKGNEVIERLSDLHSIAIHRSLMAGLLGNISTRDEDKSYLGARNTKLFIHPSSVLFKRRPKWMLSAELVETSKLFARTNAEIDVHWVENLARHLIKHSYADPHWQKKAGQVGAYESITLFGLPIINRRHCNYGPINPKEAHKIFLRHGLVEGELFSKVEFFVHNQNLVAEIEKMESKLRRPELLVDDEQIYQFYAERIPGHIYSKPAFEKWVRKVEKSEPQRLQDLFLDKDQLMKQQADERLQLEFPDQMALPNNIRIDVDYHFEPGKKQDGVVFKLPLGKLNLFQAEEFEWLTPGLLKEKVAFYIKALPKNLRKQFIPAPQYADLVLQEMSPQRIEQGRPVTFLAQLVWALNRRGTQKVKSEDFGALELPDHLKPYFILQDRKGKKLAEGEDLQQLKEGYQHLVEAQIERHQAKQDAQVRIIEHWDFGDLQPSQTIKEGGVQMTAYPALQSVDGEITLKLFGEQAQALKEHRLAVLALLRRELNDKDKYLQKKLPLQKACLCYAPYGTCVDLTEEIIHRALLDLVPSAEEIRTQALYEETLERVRTHWIEQAQGLAKLVTQILTEHQKIAKQVKGTINPRWLASLADIRTQLDTLISSGFVLKTPPKWFQQLPRYLQALQKRLEKIDQDPNKDQQAIRKIAPLLETYRTLAEDPVYAEHAELIEIRWLLEELRVSLFSQPLKTIEPVSIQRLEKRLKAL, from the coding sequence ATGTTATTGAATTTACCTAACAAAAAAGAAGAGTTAATTGATCTTATCAATCATAAGACGCTGCTTTCAGACAGACATAAATTGCTCAGGGCGCTTAAAGATCAGCCTGAATCCATTGATAATCCTGAAAAAGTTTGTGGATCGGGATGGATTAACCGATTAAAAAAATCTATTGAAAAAGTCGAAGAAAAATTAAAAAAATTTCCGGAAATTTCTTATCCGGACAATTTACCTGTTTCTGCCAGAAAAGATGAACTGGTCGATTTAATCAAAAACCATCAGGTTGTGGTGATTGCCGGGGAGACCGGTTCCGGGAAAACCACGCAGATTCCTAAAATCTGTCTCGAGGCGGGTCAGGGGGTTTTCGGGAAAATCGGTTGTACGCAGCCGCGACGTCTTGCGGCACGTAGTGTTGCCGAACGAATTGCCGAGGAGTTGGGTTCGCATATCGGCGACCTGGTCGGTTATCAGGTGCGCTTTTTGGATCAGGTCAAAGAACAGAGTTTGCTGAAGGTAATGACCGACGGGATACTGCTGGCCGAGGTGCAGAATGACCCGTACCTGAATCGCTACGACACGATTATTATCGATGAGGCGCACGAGCGCAGCATCAATATCGATTTTCTGCTGGGGATTCTCAAACAGCTGATTCAAAAACGTAAGGATCTTAAGGTCGTCATTACCTCGGCGACGATTAACACTGAACGTTTTGCCGACCATTTTACCGTCGGGGGCAAACGCCCGCCGATCGTCGAAGTGTCGGGACGAACTTACCCGGTTGAAGTCCGCTATCGTCCTTTGGTGACCTACGAAGACGATGCAGGAAACGAAATCGAGCAGGATATGGGTACGGCCATTGCCGATGCGGTCGAAGAGTTGGGGTACGAAGACCCGTTTGGCGATATTCTGGTGTTTCAGGTTGGTGAGCGGGACATCAAGGAAACCGCTGAAATTTTACGTAAACGAAGCCTGAAAAATACCGAAATCGTTCCGCTGTATGCACGACTTTCCATGGCTGAGCAGAATAAGGTCTTCCAGACTTCGCAGAAACGACGCATTATCCTAAGTACCAACGTCGCCGAAACCTCCCTGACGGTTCCGGGTATTAAATATGTGATTGATCCGGGACAGGTTCGAATCAGCCGTTATAGCGTGCGCTCCAAAGTACAGCGTCTGCCGGTCGAGAAAATTTCCCAGGCTTCTGCCAACCAGCGAAAGGGGCGTTGCGGTCGTGTCAGCGAAGGGATCTGCATTCGTTTGTATGACGAAGAAGATTTTCGCAGCCGACCGGAGTTTACCGATCCGGAGATTCACCGTACTTCACTGGCGTCGATTATTCTGACCATGGCGCAGCTGCGTCTCGGGTCAGTGAAGAATTTTCCATTTATTGAGCCGCCGAACGATAAAGCGGTCAATGACGGTTATCGTCAGTTGTTCGAATTGGGCGCTTTGGATGAAAAACGTCGCCTTACGGATGAGGGGCGCAAAATCGCTAAGCTGCCGATTGATCCATCCGTGGCCAAAATGGTGATGGAAGCGGAGAAAAACGGTGTGCTGGCCGAGGTGATTATTATCGCCAGTGCTTTGAGCATACAGGATCCGCGCGATATCAATGAAGCCAACATGCAGGCGGCCAGACAGGCGCATAAACGCTGGGAAGACGAGCGTTCCGATTTCCTGTTTTTCCTGAACTTGTGGCGTTTTTACGAACATCAGCGCCGCCATCTCTCGCAAAGTAAACTGCGCAAACTGTGCAAAACCAATTTTCTTTCCTATTTGAGAATGAAAGAGTGGCATGAACTGGGCATGCAGCTTGAGCAGAGTCTTAAACGCATTGGGCTTAAAATCGGTGAGTTGCATCTGTATGAAGAAGTAAAAAAAGGCAATGAGGTGATCGAGCGTCTCAGTGATCTGCACTCGATTGCGATCCATCGTTCATTAATGGCCGGCTTGCTTGGCAACATCTCGACGCGTGATGAAGACAAATCCTATCTCGGGGCGCGTAATACTAAGCTGTTTATCCATCCGAGTTCGGTTTTGTTTAAACGCCGTCCGAAATGGATGCTGTCCGCTGAACTGGTGGAGACCTCGAAGCTGTTTGCGCGTACCAATGCCGAGATCGATGTGCACTGGGTCGAAAACCTTGCCAGACATTTAATTAAACACAGCTATGCCGATCCGCACTGGCAGAAAAAAGCGGGTCAGGTCGGAGCCTATGAGTCGATCACTTTGTTCGGTTTGCCGATTATCAATCGCCGCCATTGCAATTACGGTCCGATCAATCCGAAAGAGGCGCATAAAATCTTTTTGCGTCATGGTCTGGTAGAAGGCGAACTTTTCTCTAAAGTCGAGTTTTTTGTGCATAACCAGAATCTCGTTGCAGAGATCGAGAAGATGGAATCCAAGCTGCGCCGTCCTGAACTGTTGGTTGACGACGAACAGATCTATCAGTTTTATGCCGAACGCATTCCGGGCCATATCTACAGTAAACCGGCATTTGAAAAATGGGTTCGCAAAGTTGAGAAAAGCGAGCCGCAGCGCTTGCAAGATCTTTTCCTCGATAAAGATCAGTTAATGAAGCAGCAGGCGGATGAGCGTCTGCAGCTCGAGTTTCCTGATCAGATGGCCTTGCCGAATAACATTCGCATTGATGTCGACTACCATTTTGAGCCGGGTAAAAAACAGGACGGGGTCGTCTTCAAATTGCCTTTGGGCAAGTTGAATCTGTTTCAGGCGGAGGAGTTTGAGTGGCTGACGCCGGGCCTGCTGAAAGAGAAAGTCGCTTTTTACATCAAAGCGTTGCCGAAGAATCTGCGTAAGCAGTTTATTCCCGCGCCGCAATATGCCGATTTGGTTCTTCAGGAGATGTCGCCGCAGCGTATCGAACAGGGCAGGCCGGTCACGTTTCTGGCGCAATTGGTGTGGGCGCTGAACCGTCGCGGAACTCAAAAGGTGAAAAGCGAAGATTTCGGTGCGCTTGAACTGCCGGATCATTTAAAACCGTACTTTATTCTGCAGGACCGCAAAGGGAAAAAGCTTGCAGAAGGAGAGGATCTGCAGCAGCTGAAAGAAGGATATCAGCATCTGGTCGAGGCGCAGATCGAACGTCATCAGGCGAAACAGGATGCACAGGTTCGTATTATCGAACACTGGGATTTTGGCGATTTGCAGCCGAGTCAGACAATCAAGGAAGGCGGCGTGCAGATGACGGCTTACCCGGCGTTGCAGTCGGTTGATGGCGAGATAACCTTAAAGCTCTTCGGTGAGCAGGCGCAGGCGTTGAAAGAACATCGTCTTGCTGTGCTGGCGCTCTTGCGACGCGAACTGAATGATAAAGATAAATACTTGCAGAAAAAACTGCCGTTGCAGAAGGCGTGTCTCTGTTATGCGCCTTACGGAACCTGTGTCGATTTGACCGAGGAAATCATTCATCGGGCATTGCTTGATCTGGTGCCGTCGGCGGAGGAAATTCGCACTCAGGCGCTTTATGAAGAGACTCTGGAACGGGTTCGCACGCATTGGATCGAGCAGGCACAAGGGCTGGCAAAACTGGTTACGCAGATTTTGACCGAGCATCAGAAAATTGCCAAGCAGGTCAAAGGAACCATCAACCCGCGCTGGCTGGCTTCCCTTGCCGATATAAGAACTCAGTTGGACACTTTGATCTCCTCCGGTTTTGTCCTTAAGACGCCACCGAAGTGGTTTCAGCAGCTGCCGCGTTATCTGCAGGCGTTACAGAAACGACTTGAAAAAATCGATCAGGATCCCAATAAAGATCAGCAGGCAATTCGCAAAATCGCGCCTTTGCTGGAAACTTATCGAACTTTGGCGGAAGACCCGGTGTATGCCGAGCATGCGGAGTTGATCGAAATCCGCTGGTTGCTGGAAGAGTTGAGGGTTTCACTGTTTTCCCAGCCGTTGAAAACCATTGAGCCGGTTTCGATTCAGCGCTTGGAGAAACGTCTCAAAGCGCTATGA
- a CDS encoding MBL fold metallo-hydrolase yields the protein MKIRQLFDYDTWTYTYLLWDEETKEAAVIDTVIEQVDRDMQHIEELGLNVKYLMETHIHADHITGAGPLRKRTGAEIVVHKNSESQCADILAEEGDVFKLGEQEIRILHTPGHTNTDITYLIDGAAFTGDTLLVRDCGRTDFQLGSNEDMYNSLTNKLFSLPEDTMVFPGHDYKGFTQSTIGEEKKYNVRAGEGKSYQDFSTIMDNLNLPRPRRIDIAVPGNLKCGNLDEE from the coding sequence ATGAAAATTCGCCAATTATTTGATTACGACACTTGGACCTACACCTATCTGTTGTGGGACGAAGAAACCAAAGAAGCGGCGGTTATCGACACGGTAATCGAGCAGGTCGATCGCGACATGCAACATATCGAAGAGCTAGGGTTGAACGTAAAATACCTGATGGAAACACACATCCACGCAGACCACATCACGGGTGCCGGACCTTTGCGTAAACGTACCGGTGCGGAAATTGTTGTCCACAAAAATTCCGAATCCCAGTGCGCCGACATCCTTGCCGAAGAAGGCGATGTTTTCAAACTGGGTGAACAGGAAATTCGTATTTTGCATACGCCTGGCCACACTAATACCGACATCACCTATCTAATTGACGGTGCAGCTTTCACCGGCGACACTCTATTGGTTCGCGATTGCGGTCGTACCGACTTCCAATTGGGTAGTAATGAAGACATGTACAACTCACTAACCAATAAACTGTTCAGCCTTCCGGAAGACACCATGGTTTTCCCTGGGCATGACTACAAAGGCTTTACCCAGTCCACAATCGGTGAAGAGAAGAAATACAATGTTCGCGCTGGTGAAGGCAAGTCTTATCAGGACTTCTCGACCATCATGGACAACCTGAACCTGCCGCGTCCTCGTCGTATCGACATTGCGGTTCCAGGCAACCTGAAATGCGGTAATCTGGACGAAGAATAA
- a CDS encoding FKBP-type peptidyl-prolyl cis-trans isomerase, with translation MKIKKGSRVSFHYELRDEEGNLIDSTFDSDPVIYIQGEGEIIPGLEEFMEGEEPGFEAKLTLPPEKAYGPVNDDLIVYAGPDNFDDNVEIEVGSTVETEDPDGNTVTFRIIEIDEDKVFLDGNHPLAGQTLNYKVEVLEVH, from the coding sequence ATGAAAATTAAAAAGGGCAGTCGCGTCTCTTTTCATTATGAATTGAGAGATGAAGAAGGAAACCTGATTGATTCCACTTTTGATTCTGATCCGGTGATCTATATTCAAGGTGAAGGCGAGATTATTCCGGGATTGGAAGAGTTCATGGAAGGCGAGGAGCCGGGGTTTGAAGCCAAACTGACTTTGCCACCGGAAAAAGCGTACGGCCCGGTAAATGACGACCTGATCGTGTATGCCGGCCCTGATAATTTTGACGATAATGTCGAGATTGAAGTCGGTTCGACTGTTGAAACGGAAGATCCGGACGGCAATACAGTGACTTTCCGTATTATCGAAATCGACGAAGATAAAGTCTTTCTGGATGGAAATCATCCTCTGGCGGGGCAAACGCTTAACTACAAGGTTGAGGTTCTCGAAGTACACTGA
- the dnaQ gene encoding DNA polymerase III subunit epsilon, producing the protein MRQIFLDTETTGFNPEEGDRIIEIGAVELIKRRLTGNNYHQYINPERSIPAEAIQVHGITDERVKDEPKFAEVVDAFMQFVEGAELIIHNAPFDVGFINHELSMLPNNRWGRIEDHCLITDSLKMASKMYPGQRNNLDALCRRLYIDNSSRTYHGALLDSEILADVYLAMTGGQTALSLDSDNGSIANNLDINIQTQDRAPLKVIHANSEELARHQDKLAEIAKKSGKELNW; encoded by the coding sequence ATGCGGCAAATATTTCTGGATACCGAAACCACCGGTTTCAACCCTGAAGAGGGTGACCGGATCATCGAAATCGGCGCGGTCGAGCTGATTAAACGACGACTGACCGGAAATAACTACCATCAGTACATCAACCCGGAGAGAAGCATTCCGGCCGAGGCGATTCAGGTTCACGGCATCACCGACGAACGTGTTAAAGATGAGCCGAAATTTGCCGAAGTGGTCGACGCTTTTATGCAATTTGTCGAAGGTGCCGAACTGATCATTCACAACGCGCCTTTCGATGTCGGATTCATCAATCACGAATTGTCGATGCTGCCGAACAACCGATGGGGGCGTATCGAGGATCACTGCCTGATTACCGACAGTTTGAAAATGGCCAGCAAAATGTATCCGGGGCAGCGCAACAACCTGGATGCTCTATGCCGCCGTCTCTATATCGACAACTCTAGTCGTACCTATCACGGGGCCTTGCTGGATTCTGAAATTCTCGCCGACGTTTATCTGGCCATGACCGGCGGTCAGACGGCGCTTTCACTGGACAGTGATAATGGTTCCATTGCCAATAATTTGGATATCAACATTCAAACGCAAGATCGTGCGCCCTTAAAGGTGATTCACGCCAATAGCGAAGAGCTGGCGCGTCATCAGGACAAACTGGCGGAAATTGCCAAAAAATCCGGTAAGGAACTTAACTGGTAA
- the rnhA gene encoding ribonuclease HI, whose amino-acid sequence MTQAKQPIVEVYTDGGCRGNPGLGGWGALLKYGEHLKELKGAQAEATNNQMELMAAIQAFEALKKPCHVVITTDSQYVKNGITTWMANWKKKNWRTAANKPVKNQELWQRLDAAIAPHKVEWHWVKGHSGHPENERVDELANIAMDEFLQKSA is encoded by the coding sequence ATGACACAAGCCAAGCAGCCAATAGTGGAAGTCTATACCGACGGTGGTTGTCGCGGTAACCCGGGCTTGGGAGGCTGGGGAGCGCTGCTTAAATATGGCGAGCATCTTAAGGAACTTAAGGGTGCACAAGCCGAAGCGACGAATAATCAGATGGAGTTGATGGCCGCGATTCAGGCTTTCGAAGCCCTGAAAAAGCCGTGTCATGTCGTTATTACCACGGACTCTCAGTATGTCAAAAATGGCATTACGACCTGGATGGCGAACTGGAAAAAGAAAAACTGGCGCACTGCGGCCAATAAACCGGTTAAGAATCAGGAGTTATGGCAGCGGCTGGATGCGGCAATAGCGCCGCACAAGGTGGAATGGCACTGGGTTAAAGGGCACTCCGGCCATCCGGAAAACGAGAGGGTGGACGAGCTGGCCAATATTGCAATGGATGAATTCTTGCAGAAAAGTGCCTGA
- a CDS encoding class I SAM-dependent methyltransferase, which translates to MSTSFQQLLKRQYASSGRCSVYEHEKQLIDSALNKLFGYFLLQVGSISNEDMLQHSRVNAKVLLDCVYPPASVLENSVHFVLADLDFLPIGHDKVDVILLPHTLETAEDPHYLLRQLDAMLLPEGHVVISGFNPKGCWVWRNKWLHTDRLFEQAHLFAPSKLKDWLSVLGYEITLENYSPIQCASCATKEGFWGRVTAGFEKVLCRLGFQFGNVYCLVAKKKVDAPTLVGLKWHMPRWQSIRGGALNSTKIAGAKCCQQANTVKTNNKESS; encoded by the coding sequence ATGTCAACCAGTTTTCAGCAGTTATTGAAGCGACAATACGCCTCTTCGGGACGATGCTCGGTCTATGAGCATGAAAAACAGCTGATCGACAGCGCTTTGAATAAACTGTTCGGTTATTTTCTGTTGCAGGTCGGATCGATTTCGAACGAGGATATGCTGCAACACAGCCGGGTCAACGCCAAGGTGTTACTCGACTGCGTTTATCCTCCAGCATCGGTTCTGGAAAACTCGGTGCATTTCGTTCTGGCTGATTTGGATTTTCTGCCGATCGGTCACGATAAAGTGGATGTCATTTTATTGCCGCATACGCTTGAGACGGCCGAAGACCCGCATTATCTGCTGCGCCAGCTGGATGCAATGCTGTTGCCGGAAGGGCATGTTGTCATCAGCGGTTTTAATCCTAAAGGCTGTTGGGTGTGGCGGAATAAATGGTTACATACCGACCGGCTGTTCGAGCAGGCACACTTGTTCGCACCGTCCAAGTTAAAGGATTGGTTATCGGTTCTGGGGTATGAAATAACGCTTGAAAACTACAGTCCGATACAGTGCGCATCCTGTGCCACAAAGGAAGGCTTCTGGGGACGAGTTACCGCCGGTTTCGAGAAAGTTTTGTGTCGCTTGGGTTTTCAATTTGGCAATGTGTATTGCCTGGTTGCCAAAAAGAAAGTCGATGCACCGACGTTGGTCGGATTGAAGTGGCATATGCCGCGCTGGCAATCGATTCGCGGCGGCGCTTTGAATTCGACTAAAATAGCCGGGGCCAAATGCTGTCAGCAGGCCAACACCGTTAAAACCAACAATAAGGAATCATCATGA
- the gloB gene encoding hydroxyacylglutathione hydrolase — MIQIAGIPALVGTYDNYIWVLYDTSKRKAWVFDPGESAPVIDYLEAHKLHLEGILITHRHFDHVDGIPGLKQTYPDAIVYGPVKTQNPLIEKRLQEGDEIKLSDELSFKVLDTPGHTEDHISYYNEHALFCADTLFTGGCGRLLGGTPQEFAESLIKLRNLPDHLDFYCAHEYTEDNLRFAAYVDENNAALKKRIENLDIHYPQIHNGQVSTLGLEKETNPFLRFDQQPIKDKLKSQGSDDSAEMLFATLREWKDRIDQGLESID; from the coding sequence ATGATACAGATTGCGGGCATACCGGCCCTGGTGGGCACTTACGACAATTATATTTGGGTTCTTTATGATACCAGCAAACGCAAAGCATGGGTTTTCGATCCGGGTGAATCAGCGCCAGTAATCGACTATTTAGAAGCGCATAAATTGCACCTTGAAGGTATTTTAATCACCCACCGCCACTTTGATCATGTCGACGGCATCCCCGGATTAAAGCAAACCTATCCGGATGCAATCGTATACGGTCCGGTGAAAACGCAAAATCCGTTGATTGAAAAACGGCTTCAGGAAGGCGATGAGATCAAGCTCAGCGACGAATTAAGTTTCAAGGTTCTGGACACGCCCGGACACACGGAAGACCACATCAGCTACTACAACGAGCACGCATTATTCTGCGCCGATACGCTTTTCACCGGCGGCTGTGGACGACTGTTGGGCGGAACCCCGCAAGAATTTGCCGAATCGCTGATTAAACTCCGCAACCTGCCCGATCATCTCGACTTCTACTGTGCGCACGAATACACCGAAGATAATTTGCGCTTCGCCGCTTATGTCGATGAGAATAACGCCGCACTGAAAAAACGCATCGAAAATCTGGACATCCATTACCCGCAAATACACAATGGACAGGTCTCGACTCTTGGCTTGGAAAAAGAAACCAACCCTTTTTTGCGTTTTGATCAGCAACCGATAAAGGACAAACTCAAGTCGCAAGGCAGCGATGATTCGGCCGAGATGCTCTTTGCAACCCTAAGAGAGTGGAAAGACCGCATCGACCAAGGTCTCGAGTCCATTGACTGA
- a CDS encoding lytic transglycosylase translates to MNNHFDATAQKKTEKSTFSALLPPFPNTLTKSLSLLGLGLATLQLSGCNLPLLSKSSGDHYEQKLIKPQTPEITAATVPAKQTSQREVLHLGDKPEIKKEIEAQYLAQEKAKPTSNNLWDHFKGEFKLVEFNQGHFDHSISYYKKRQKHIVSVSARAKPYLYYIVEEVKNRNMPLEIALLPMVESGFQPHAKSHRKALGLWQFMPGTAEMLGLERNWWYDGRRDVVQSTQAALTYLQRHYNNTHDWLLSLASYNAGYGNVLKAIKRYQKKHGQSEQLPSFWQIKKYLPKETQNYVPALLSLAYLIEHNDRYQLALEPIANKPFFDVVELDKQVSLYAVASNTQTSRELLAMLNPGYIRKATPPQGPHHLLLPVGKDDVFNERYQKNAAVFRVNWQKHKVRSGDYLGKIASRYGTSVSAIRKLNNMRGSFIRVGQTLLIPVVSTSTQLASSSPTAPKPPAKQQSRKPDNVKNRVPQNLLVYHVQSGDTLSEIAERFSVSTDELLKWNKLSKKSLLKVGQKLFLAENKIQGQQLTYKVKSGETLSEIASVHGVSVNQLMQWNRIQSAKTIQPGEQLTIWQGPKTSKHTKYTVKNGDNLWDIAKEFKLSVKSLAQYNRLTLKSMLQPGQILKIPFNI, encoded by the coding sequence ATGAATAATCACTTTGACGCTACAGCCCAGAAAAAAACCGAAAAATCGACTTTTAGCGCCCTTCTTCCCCCTTTCCCGAACACGCTGACGAAATCTCTGAGCTTATTAGGATTGGGACTGGCGACATTGCAACTTAGCGGCTGTAATCTGCCGCTGCTGTCCAAGTCTTCCGGCGATCATTACGAACAGAAATTGATCAAACCACAAACACCGGAAATCACCGCTGCGACAGTACCTGCAAAGCAGACGAGCCAACGCGAAGTCCTACACCTTGGCGACAAGCCGGAAATCAAAAAAGAGATCGAAGCACAATATCTTGCCCAAGAGAAGGCAAAGCCGACCAGCAATAATTTGTGGGATCACTTCAAAGGCGAGTTCAAGCTGGTCGAATTCAATCAGGGCCATTTCGACCACTCGATCTCATACTATAAAAAGCGTCAAAAACACATCGTCTCGGTCTCCGCTCGCGCCAAACCCTACCTGTATTACATTGTCGAAGAAGTTAAAAATCGGAATATGCCGTTGGAAATCGCCCTGCTGCCGATGGTCGAAAGCGGCTTCCAACCTCATGCCAAGTCGCACCGCAAAGCACTCGGATTGTGGCAGTTTATGCCCGGTACAGCGGAAATGCTCGGTCTAGAACGAAACTGGTGGTATGACGGCCGCCGCGATGTTGTTCAAAGTACACAAGCGGCTTTGACCTACCTGCAACGTCACTACAACAACACGCATGACTGGCTACTATCGCTGGCTTCCTATAACGCCGGATACGGCAATGTCCTTAAAGCGATCAAACGCTACCAGAAAAAACATGGACAGAGCGAACAGCTGCCAAGCTTCTGGCAGATCAAAAAATACCTGCCGAAAGAAACCCAGAACTATGTTCCGGCTTTACTGTCGCTGGCTTACCTGATCGAACATAATGACCGCTATCAGCTAGCACTTGAGCCGATCGCCAACAAGCCGTTTTTCGATGTCGTTGAGCTGGATAAGCAGGTCTCTCTGTATGCCGTTGCCAGCAATACTCAAACATCGCGAGAACTTCTGGCTATGCTGAACCCAGGCTATATCCGTAAAGCGACACCGCCGCAAGGGCCGCATCATCTATTGCTACCGGTCGGCAAAGATGACGTTTTCAATGAACGTTACCAGAAAAATGCCGCTGTTTTCCGCGTCAACTGGCAAAAACACAAGGTACGATCGGGCGATTATCTGGGCAAGATCGCCAGCCGTTACGGCACCAGCGTGTCGGCAATCCGTAAACTCAACAATATGCGCGGCAGCTTTATCCGTGTCGGACAAACACTGCTCATTCCCGTTGTCAGCACCTCAACGCAACTGGCAAGCAGCAGTCCGACTGCGCCAAAACCGCCAGCAAAGCAACAATCTCGAAAACCGGATAACGTCAAAAACCGCGTTCCGCAAAACCTGCTTGTCTATCATGTACAGAGTGGCGACACCCTGTCGGAAATTGCCGAACGTTTTTCCGTAAGCACTGATGAATTGCTCAAATGGAACAAACTGTCCAAAAAGTCACTCCTGAAAGTCGGCCAAAAACTGTTTTTAGCTGAAAACAAAATTCAGGGACAGCAACTGACCTACAAAGTGAAATCCGGTGAAACCCTGAGTGAGATCGCTTCAGTGCATGGTGTATCGGTAAACCAGCTGATGCAGTGGAACCGAATTCAATCGGCCAAAACCATTCAACCGGGTGAGCAACTTACCATTTGGCAAGGGCCTAAAACCAGCAAACACACCAAGTACACGGTCAAAAACGGCGATAACCTGTGGGATATTGCCAAAGAGTTCAAACTGTCGGTCAAAAGCCTTGCTCAATACAACCGCCTTACGCTTAAGAGCATGCTGCAACCCGGCCAAATCCTGAAAATTCCTTTCAATATCTAA